The sequence below is a genomic window from Nitrospira sp..
ATGAGTCCGCAAACTGAGTCGGCGTTCGCTCGGTATGATGCGTTGTCGGCCAATGAAAAGCGAGTGTTTTGGATCTTCATAATTGGGTGCATAACCGCGGTGTTCCTGATGAAGTTCGTACGGCCCCCTGATCCTGATCCTGACGACCTCGTTGTCTACAACCATACTGGTGATGCGATTAACGTTTCCCATAAGAGGGGCGTCCACCACGTTATTCAAAATAACTCAGTAGGTGTTATCAAGCTTTATACTGCTCCTTTTACTTATCCTCATGCTCATGAGCGACCCTCCCCGGTATTGCTCGTTATGACAGCAAAGAAGGCTGGGTGGTCCTATTTCTTTCTTCGCCCTCCGAAGGAGTACTGGATACGAAGGAGTGACTATTCAAGATATAAAATAGCATCTGAGTATCAAATTGAAGGAATAGCCTTTGGGTATCAGATTGAAGCCGATGGGGTAATTTACGCTGTAAAGCCGGACACCGATAAGCCAGTCGATACACTTCCCCCGCAACCGCCAGGGTTTCCGCTTATCCCTTCCCCTCATTAGAGGATTTGGAATTTCCGGTCAGACGGAATTCGCAAAACTCCTTTTCTGGCCTATGAGGACTTCTAGGGGTTTCTGACGCCTATCTGTAGCACTTCATTCACACAGGCGGAGATAGCACTTCACGATTGTGAAGCAAGATCAATTCTGATTCTTTTGACGTCTTCCGCGATGTGAACGTGTCACGTCTAGTTTTCTCTCAATGCTTTGGTCATCAGGGTTTTGTTGCTACAGTGAGAAAAAGCGTGAGATTTAGTGTGTCCTGTTCTTAGACTCTCAGCATCAGCATGACCAGCGCGCTCCTCTACGATCGGCTTCAATTTGCCTTTACTGCCACCTTCCACTACCTCTTTCCGCAGTTAACGATGGGGCTGGCCTTGCTGCTGCTCTATTTGCGCAGCCGGGTCTTGCTCACTGGCGATGAACATGCTGAGGAAGTGGCTGACTTTTGGACGAAGATCTTCGCCCTCAATTTTGGCTTCGGCGTCGTCACTGGGATCCCGCTCGAATTTCAGTTCGGAACGAACTGGGCTCGTTTTTCCAACTATGCGGGAGGCGTGATCGGGCAAACGCTGGCCATGGAGGGGGTCTTCGCCTTTTTCCTGGAATCTTCGTTTCTCGGTATCTTGCTGTTTCGCAAGCGATTCAGTCGCCGGGTGCAGTGGTTTGCCACCCTCATGCTCTTTGTTGGTACGTGGTTGTCTGGCTACTTCATCTTGGCCACAAACGCCTGGATGCAGCATCCTGTCGCCTATCAGGTAGCAGCTGACGGCCGAGTGTTCGTCACCAGTCTGAGCGGGCTACTCACCAACCCGTGGCTCTTCTGGCAATTCACTCACAACATGACAGCCGCGGTCGTCACCGCGTCCTGCGTGGTTGCTGCGGTGGGTGCGTACTATGTGTTATCTGGTCAGCATCTGCCCCATGCAAAAACGTTTCTTCGGACCGGTGTCGTTGCCGGCGCGATCTCGTCTGGACTGATGATTTTCCCAACGGGGCATGGCAATGCCGATCAGGTGTTCAAATATCAACCAGTCAAGGGAGCGGCGTTTGAGGGGCTCTTCACGACAGAGCGAGAGGCCGGGCTCTATCTAATTGGGCAACCCAATCTTGAAACGATGACCATCGACAACCCGATTGAGATTCCCGGAGCACTCAGTATTCTCGTGTACAAAGATCTCTATGCCAAAGTCAAAGGGCTCGATGCGTTTCCTCGCGACGAGTGGCCGGATAATATTCCGCTTCTCTATTATGCCTATCATGTGATGGCTGGATTGGGGACGATTTTCGTCACTCTCTTCGGCGTGGCCCTCCTCGCTTTGTGGCGAGGCTGGCTATTCAATATGAGATGGTTGCTCTGGTGGCTGATGCTGTGTGCGCCGTTCCCGTACATTGCCACGTCGGCTGGCTGGATGACCGCCGAGCTGGGACGGCAACCTTGGCTGGTGTATGGCCTATTGCGGACATCGGACGGTACCTCGCCGCTCGTGCATTCGGGGAATGCCCTCTTTACCTTGATAGGGTTTGTGGGATTGTATTTGTTCCTCGCCCTGCTGTTTATCCTGCTTGTCAGCAACATCATTCGCCAGGGGCCGGTCTCCCTTGATCCGCCCGCGATGAATGGTCTTCACGGAACGGGCCATTAATGGAAACAACGTGGTTTATCATTGTCACTGTGATGCTGGCCATGTATGTGGTGTTAGATGGCTTTGATTTCGGCGTCGGTATCGTCTATCCGTTTGTCGCACGGACCGAAACAGAACGCCAAACAGTGCGCACCTCGATCGGACCGGTATGGAAT
It includes:
- a CDS encoding cytochrome ubiquinol oxidase subunit I; this encodes MTSALLYDRLQFAFTATFHYLFPQLTMGLALLLLYLRSRVLLTGDEHAEEVADFWTKIFALNFGFGVVTGIPLEFQFGTNWARFSNYAGGVIGQTLAMEGVFAFFLESSFLGILLFRKRFSRRVQWFATLMLFVGTWLSGYFILATNAWMQHPVAYQVAADGRVFVTSLSGLLTNPWLFWQFTHNMTAAVVTASCVVAAVGAYYVLSGQHLPHAKTFLRTGVVAGAISSGLMIFPTGHGNADQVFKYQPVKGAAFEGLFTTEREAGLYLIGQPNLETMTIDNPIEIPGALSILVYKDLYAKVKGLDAFPRDEWPDNIPLLYYAYHVMAGLGTIFVTLFGVALLALWRGWLFNMRWLLWWLMLCAPFPYIATSAGWMTAELGRQPWLVYGLLRTSDGTSPLVHSGNALFTLIGFVGLYLFLALLFILLVSNIIRQGPVSLDPPAMNGLHGTGH